The window TGGTCACCCCCATCACCGTCGCGATGGTGAGCACCAGGCCGAGCGTCGCAAGGTGGATGGGGACGAGGAACACCAGAACGGGCACCACGATGGCGCCGGTCACGGCCTCGATCGGATGAAAGCTCATCGCGGTCCAGGCGGTCGGCGGGCGGCTGTCGTGATGCACCGCGTGGGCGATGCGGAACCATTTCGGACGGTGCATCCAGCGGTGGCTCCAGTAGAAACAGGTGTCCTGCACCGCGAGATAGATCAGCAGCGAAGCCAAGTGATACCACCAGGGCAGGCTCGCCCAATCGGCGGTGATCCAAGTCCAGCCGTGGTGATTCCAGCCCCACAGCACGATTCCTGCTGGCGCGCCGTAGATCGCGGCGGAGAGCAGCGACCAGCGGATCTCGCGCGCGATCTGCTGGCCCCGACCGGCATAGAGCCCCGGGCGCATCCGCGCTGTCATCAGCGCGAACAGCCCGCTCGACAGGAGGTAGCGCAGCGCCACCACCAGCGTCACCGCAAGGCTGACGATCAGCAGGGCAAGCGGAACGGGCAGATCGGCGGGCAGCATTGCGTCGGCAGGTATGACGCAATTCCGCGTCAGGGGACAGCCTCAATCGGCGGCGCGAATCAGGCCGTCATGTCGAGCGCGGCGCACAGTGGATCGATCAGCGCGGTGTGCCGCCGCATCGCGATCCGGGCGAGATGCTCGACCTGCGTCTTGCGCCGCGCGGCGGCCAGCGGTTCGAGCGCGGCGGGGCGCAGGATTTCGGCATCATAGCCATCGGCCACGATCACCCCGCAGGTGGCCGGACGATAGGCCTCGGTCTCCAGCGGCGCGCGATCGAGCCCCGGGGGCACGCCCCAGAAAAAGCGGTCGCAGAAGTCGAGATAGTCGGGCCACTTGGCATCGCCGAGCAGATCGCCGCGCGCCACCTTGATCTCGACGATCACCACCTGCCCACGCGCATCGATCCCCATCAGATCGGCGCGGCGACCATTGCGGATCGGCACTTCGGCAAGGCACCAGATATCATTGCGCGCAAACAGCCGGGCAATCCCGCGCGCGACATCCCGGGCGGTGTGCGAATCGCTGGTGGGGAGGGGCTGTGCGCTCATCCCCGCTGGCTGGAACAGAATGTGAACGCAGTCAAGCGTCCGGCGCGCAAAGGGCGGCGGTCAGGCGACTTCGAGCGGTTGCAGCGCTGCCAGCACGCTCGCGCGGGCAGCATGGAATTCGCGCCACAGCGCCAGTGCGGCAGCGTGAGGCTCCTGCCCGCGCGCGGCAAGCGTGGCGAGCGCGGCAAGCCCCGCGCCCAGCATCGCCTCGATATCGCCGAGTCCCTGTGCGGCAAGATTGCGCTGCCACTCGCG is drawn from Erythrobacter sp. and contains these coding sequences:
- a CDS encoding sterol desaturase family protein — protein: MLPADLPVPLALLIVSLAVTLVVALRYLLSSGLFALMTARMRPGLYAGRGQQIAREIRWSLLSAAIYGAPAGIVLWGWNHHGWTWITADWASLPWWYHLASLLIYLAVQDTCFYWSHRWMHRPKWFRIAHAVHHDSRPPTAWTAMSFHPIEAVTGAIVVPVLVFLVPIHLATLGLVLTIATVMGVTNHMGWEIFPRWLVHSPLGNWLITASHHERHHEEYKCNFGLYFRVWDHLCGTDKGLSRRIVAEAGHAAPVRAA
- a CDS encoding MmcB family DNA repair protein; the encoded protein is MSAQPLPTSDSHTARDVARGIARLFARNDIWCLAEVPIRNGRRADLMGIDARGQVVIVEIKVARGDLLGDAKWPDYLDFCDRFFWGVPPGLDRAPLETEAYRPATCGVIVADGYDAEILRPAALEPLAAARRKTQVEHLARIAMRRHTALIDPLCAALDMTA